TTCCAGGGGGGCTGGCGTGCTGCTCGATGGCGCGCACCGGCTCGCCCAGGCGCACCACCCCCTCCCCCAGCTGTGCCTTCAGCAGAGGGGGCAGCTGGCCGGCGCCGCCGTGCAGCAGCTCCTGCTCCGGGTGCTCGCCCTGGGGGGCGGTGCGCTGGCCCCAGAGCACGTGCAGCAGTGACACCTGCGCGGGCTCGGCTGGGCCGAGGAAGCCCACGGCGCGGCAGAAGTAGGCGAAATACCAGGCGGCGAAGGGGGTGTGGGTGTGGGCGTCGATCCAGTGCTGGAAGCTCTGCCGGTCGAGGGCGGCGGCGGCGGGATGGTGGTGGGGATGCCCCACGGGCAGCTGGGCCACCAGCGCCTGGAACTGCTCCAGGGCGGCCATGGCGTCGGCCCAGTCGGCGCTGGGCACGGCGGGGGGCTGGCCCTCGGGGAACCCCTGGAAGAAGCCGGCGAACGTGCAGCGGCTGCCGCCGAACACCAGCACCGTGTCACCGGTATGGGGCGACGCGAAGCGGCGGATGCCGTGGCGATCGAGCAGGGCGAGAACGCGGGTCTGGGTGGGGCCGACCCACTGGCCGCCCAGATCGACCCAGGGGCTGGAGCCCTGCAAGGCCGTGCCAGCCAGCACCAGCCGCTGACCGGTCATGCGCCCGCCCAGCACCTCGGCAGCCTCGATCAGCCGCACCGAGCGGCCCGCCTGCTGCACTGCCCCGGCGGCCACCAGACCGGAGAGCCCACCTCCCACCACCACCACATCCACG
This portion of the Cyanobium sp. NIES-981 genome encodes:
- a CDS encoding FAD-dependent oxidoreductase, producing MTQPLLERSQRERPLAEPVDVVVVGGGLSGLVAAGAVQQAGRSVRLIEAAEVLGGRMTGQRLVLAGTALQGSSPWVDLGGQWVGPTQTRVLALLDRHGIRRFASPHTGDTVLVFGGSRCTFAGFFQGFPEGQPPAVPSADWADAMAALEQFQALVAQLPVGHPHHHPAAAALDRQSFQHWIDAHTHTPFAAWYFAYFCRAVGFLGPAEPAQVSLLHVLWGQRTAPQGEHPEQELLHGGAGQLPPLLKAQLGEGVVRLGEPVRAIEQHASPPGNRAAAALDHPVVVHTDRARHTCRAVIVAMPPAMAARLAFTPELPADRLELQRAMPMGACAKVLLVYGRPWWRQLGLSGIAIGDRPTVELCADSSDPESGCGVLAAFVAGHRYRRWAALEEGERRQAVLADLAAYLGPQARTPLAYVAKDWPAVPHVGGAFAGWMPPGLWTRCGDALRRPHGRVFWAGTEVAERWPGFFEGAVRSGEEAAAAVLEQLATGS